A window of the Paenibacillus woosongensis genome harbors these coding sequences:
- the smc gene encoding chromosome segregation protein SMC: MFLKRIELSGFKSFADKTEMEFVRGITAVVGPNGSGKSNISDGIRWVLGEQSAKSLRGGKMEDIIFAGSDARKAVNYGEVSLTLDNTDQALPLDFSEVTVTRRVHRSGDSEYMINKQSCRLKDITELFMDTGIGKEAYSIIGQGRIEEILSTRSEDRRGIFEEASGIVKYKSRKRDARRKLDDTEQNLLRIHDLVSELEDQIGPLKEQSEKALRYKELREELKHKEISLYVHQIEKIHENWSEANDKLAKLQEEQLALSTIVSAHDAKLESDRLALRQLEEHIDELQGQLLEYSESFEKSEGFGEVLREREKNLIQNREQLRQSLAVNEERYAQRAEELNALSAKFAEAEKQLNELRTELSAEEVKLVGVTGGISQAQEEALKGQLLETMNQMAEARNEIRYADQQKESVQRRMDRSEEEGAKWRDELERLKGRKTELEKVLERLAKEISDLRSRYITESERQQSLQKLAEESSANIRKWEQRREALISRRDTMKEMEEDFDGFALGVKEVLKASRKSLLGGVHGAVAELIQVPEKLELAVETALGAAMQHIVMENEAVSRQAIAFLKQRQLGRATFLPLDVIRPRQMSAADKRTMEEAEGFIGIGAELVSHDPRYANIVGSLLGNVVFASDLERANKMAARCQYRFRIVTLEGDVVNAGGSMTGGSQHRKNSNLLGRKRQLEQLAADIRESEDMLEKLRSGLNDVRGQMKQCEQELEKLREAGDRKRTEEQSQTSELKQVEHEWRHVSEQFELYGQEKGHYVQELGELEKSKASAETRLKDLEKEEQTIRQSIQAAEFARKANESVKEELQHQLTGLKVREGKLDQECHSLREQLQRSQEEFEIQKKELEQNRSILQAIEADLKQNELQSVKQREELNDFKLKKERTSEQLDMERASRSVLVKKLEDGESETKEQRVGLKAVEEQLRQTEIQANRLDVELDNILHKLSDEYELSFELAKQRYAVPEDVPQTQAEVKELKRQIMLLGEVNLGAIDEYERVSERYQFLSEQKDDLVEAKATLYQVIKEMDDEMSKRFKTTFDAIRREFGTVFTKLFGGGRADLVLIDPDNLLETGIDVVAQPPGKKLQNLQLLSGGERALTAMALLFAILHVKPVPFCVLDEVEAALDEANVARFAQYLREFSEQTQFIVVTHRKGTMEEADVLYGVTMEEGGVSKLVSVKLEDEETVEIA; the protein is encoded by the coding sequence ATGTTTTTGAAACGAATCGAGTTATCAGGATTTAAATCTTTTGCCGACAAAACGGAAATGGAATTCGTGCGCGGCATTACGGCTGTAGTTGGCCCCAACGGCAGCGGAAAGAGTAACATCTCCGATGGCATACGCTGGGTGCTGGGCGAGCAGAGTGCCAAATCGCTCCGCGGCGGCAAGATGGAGGATATCATTTTTGCGGGCAGCGACGCACGTAAAGCGGTGAATTATGGAGAAGTCTCATTAACCCTCGACAATACGGACCAAGCTCTTCCGCTTGACTTCAGCGAAGTTACCGTAACCCGCCGGGTTCATCGCAGCGGGGACAGCGAATATATGATCAACAAGCAATCCTGCCGTTTGAAGGATATTACCGAGCTGTTCATGGATACGGGGATCGGGAAGGAAGCTTATTCGATTATCGGGCAAGGGCGGATTGAAGAAATTTTAAGTACGCGTTCCGAGGATCGAAGAGGGATTTTTGAGGAAGCCTCCGGGATTGTGAAATATAAAAGCCGCAAACGGGATGCACGGCGCAAACTCGATGATACGGAACAAAACCTGCTGCGTATTCACGATCTTGTCAGTGAACTTGAGGACCAAATCGGCCCTTTGAAGGAGCAGTCTGAGAAAGCGCTCCGTTATAAAGAGCTCCGCGAGGAGCTGAAGCATAAGGAAATATCGCTCTATGTCCACCAAATCGAGAAAATCCACGAGAACTGGAGCGAGGCGAACGACAAGCTGGCCAAACTGCAGGAGGAGCAGCTTGCGCTATCGACAATCGTATCCGCTCATGATGCTAAGCTGGAGAGCGACCGGTTGGCGCTTCGCCAACTGGAGGAGCATATCGATGAGCTGCAGGGGCAGCTACTGGAGTACAGCGAGAGCTTTGAGAAGAGCGAAGGTTTCGGCGAGGTGCTGCGGGAGCGCGAGAAGAACCTGATTCAGAACCGGGAGCAGCTGCGCCAGTCGCTTGCTGTCAATGAAGAGCGCTATGCACAGCGTGCGGAAGAACTGAATGCCCTGTCCGCGAAGTTTGCGGAGGCTGAGAAGCAGCTGAACGAGCTCAGAACCGAGCTGTCGGCCGAGGAAGTGAAGCTTGTGGGCGTTACCGGCGGGATCAGCCAGGCTCAGGAGGAAGCGCTCAAGGGGCAATTGCTCGAAACGATGAATCAAATGGCCGAAGCACGCAATGAGATCCGCTATGCCGATCAACAGAAGGAAAGCGTCCAGCGCCGGATGGACCGGTCGGAGGAAGAAGGCGCAAAATGGCGGGATGAACTGGAGCGGCTGAAAGGCAGAAAAACCGAGCTTGAGAAGGTGCTGGAGCGTCTTGCCAAGGAAATCTCCGACCTGCGCAGCCGTTACATTACGGAGAGTGAGCGGCAGCAGTCTCTGCAGAAGCTGGCCGAGGAAAGCTCTGCGAACATACGTAAATGGGAGCAGCGGCGGGAAGCGCTGATTTCTCGCCGGGATACGATGAAGGAGATGGAGGAGGACTTCGACGGCTTTGCCCTAGGGGTAAAGGAAGTGCTGAAGGCCTCGCGTAAATCGCTGCTAGGGGGCGTCCACGGCGCCGTAGCCGAGCTGATCCAGGTGCCGGAGAAGCTGGAGCTTGCTGTCGAGACTGCGCTTGGAGCCGCGATGCAGCATATCGTCATGGAGAATGAAGCCGTTTCCCGGCAAGCGATCGCGTTCTTGAAGCAGCGCCAGCTTGGACGGGCCACCTTCCTGCCGCTCGATGTCATTCGTCCCCGGCAGATGTCCGCAGCGGATAAGAGGACGATGGAAGAAGCCGAGGGCTTCATCGGCATCGGCGCTGAGCTTGTCAGCCACGACCCCCGCTATGCGAACATCGTCGGCAGCCTGCTGGGCAATGTCGTGTTCGCTAGCGACCTGGAACGGGCGAACAAGATGGCGGCGCGCTGCCAATACCGTTTCCGGATTGTCACGCTGGAGGGCGATGTCGTTAATGCCGGCGGTTCGATGACCGGGGGAAGCCAGCATCGCAAGAATAGCAATCTGTTAGGGCGAAAGCGCCAGCTCGAACAGCTCGCCGCAGATATTCGCGAAAGCGAGGATATGCTGGAGAAGCTAAGAAGCGGACTCAATGATGTTCGCGGTCAAATGAAGCAGTGCGAGCAGGAGTTGGAGAAGCTGCGCGAAGCTGGCGACAGAAAGCGTACGGAAGAGCAGTCTCAAACGAGTGAACTGAAGCAAGTAGAGCATGAGTGGAGGCACGTCTCCGAGCAATTCGAGCTCTACGGGCAGGAGAAGGGGCACTATGTTCAGGAGCTCGGGGAGCTGGAGAAGAGCAAAGCCTCTGCGGAAACGAGACTGAAGGACCTGGAAAAGGAAGAACAGACGATTCGGCAGTCGATTCAAGCTGCCGAGTTTGCCCGCAAAGCGAATGAATCCGTCAAGGAAGAGCTGCAGCATCAATTGACCGGACTTAAAGTACGCGAGGGCAAGCTCGATCAGGAGTGTCATTCCCTCCGCGAACAGCTGCAGCGTTCGCAGGAAGAGTTTGAGATTCAGAAGAAGGAACTGGAGCAGAACCGCAGTATATTACAAGCGATCGAGGCCGACTTGAAGCAAAATGAGCTGCAAAGCGTCAAGCAGCGGGAAGAGCTGAACGACTTCAAGCTGAAGAAGGAGCGCACTAGCGAGCAGCTTGATATGGAGCGCGCTTCGCGGAGCGTGCTGGTGAAGAAGCTGGAAGATGGCGAGAGTGAAACCAAGGAGCAGAGAGTCGGCCTTAAGGCGGTCGAAGAGCAGCTTCGCCAGACGGAGATTCAAGCGAATCGGCTGGATGTGGAGCTCGACAACATTCTGCACAAGCTGAGCGATGAATATGAGCTCAGCTTTGAGCTTGCGAAGCAGCGTTACGCCGTTCCAGAGGATGTGCCGCAGACACAGGCGGAAGTCAAAGAGCTGAAACGCCAAATTATGCTTCTGGGAGAAGTGAATTTGGGAGCGATTGACGAGTATGAGCGTGTCTCTGAGCGCTACCAGTTCCTCAGCGAGCAGAAGGATGACCTTGTGGAAGCCAAGGCGACGCTGTACCAGGTCATCAAGGAAATGGATGACGAAATGTCCAAGCGCTTCAAAACGACATTCGATGCGATTCGCCGCGAATTCGGCACGGTATTCACCAAACTGTTCGGAGGCGGCCGTGCGGATCTGGTCCTTATTGATCCGGATAACCTGCTTGAGACCGGGATTGACGTTGTAGCCCAGCCGCCGGGCAAGAAATTGCAGAACCTGCAGCTGCTATCCGGGGGAGAGCGGGCTTTGACGGCAATGGCCCTTCTCTTTGCCATCCTGCACGTCAAGCCGGTGCCGTTCTGTGTGCTTGACG